Proteins from one Ranitomeya variabilis isolate aRanVar5 chromosome 1, aRanVar5.hap1, whole genome shotgun sequence genomic window:
- the TMEM252 gene encoding transmembrane protein 252, translating into MKMKASMYTVLRFSFLIVGFSLVCLGAFYVSSSYSCNCQSETVVAYTLMPLGFVLLLIGIFWSTYHEANHKSLFQNAIRRIHSQQQVHIQTVDRPNYYPPSYDSVIQDITQNSNTSCHINMDTWSFNIPPPLYTETAMEVMDETYMNEEPPPTYEVSVQASTSESEGSREAESISNVETND; encoded by the exons ATGAAGATGAAGGCTAGCATGTATACAGTGCTTCGATTCTCTTTCCTAATTGTTGGCTTTTCTCTAGTATGCCTGGGAGCGTTCTATGTATCCTCAAGTTACTCTTGTAACTGTCAAAGTGAGACCGTTGTGGCATATACCTTAATGCCCTTAGGATTTGTTCTACTCTTAATTGGCATTTTTTGGAGCACATATCACGAGGCCAACCACAAAAGTCTATTCCAAAATGCTATACGGCGAATTCATAGCCAACAACAAGTCCATATTCAAACTGTAGACAG GCCTAATTATTACCCTCCATCTTATGACAGTGTAATACAGGACATCACTCAGAATTCTAACACTTCGTGTCATATCAATATGGACACATGGAGCTTCAACATCCCTCCCCCTTTGTACACTGAGACCGCTATGGAAGTTATGGATGAAACCTATATGAATGAAGAGCCTCCTCCCACTTATGAAGTTTCCGTGCAAGCATCCACCTCCGAGTCAGAAGGTTCACGAGAGGCTGAAAGTATTAGTAATGTGGAGACAAATGACTGA